The Streptomonospora litoralis genome window below encodes:
- the topA gene encoding type I DNA topoisomerase: MPPKKGSAGENGSKETGQQGGNRLVIVESSVKANTIAGYLGRGYVVEASIGHIRDLPTKAAEIPARYKGEPWARLGVDVEHDFEPLYVINSEKKPQVKRLKELLAEADELYLATDEDREGEAIAWHLREELKPKVPVRRMVFNEITKDAIRHAAENTRDLDLRLVNAQETRRVLDRLYGYEVSPVLWKKVMPKLSAGRVQSVATRLVVERERERISFVSADYWGLKAAFDSVGRGTPEDPATFTASLVSLDGARVAVGRDFTASGELRSATGVLHLDEEAAHGLVQRLVGSDFAVRSVERKPHKRSPYPPFRTTTLQQEASRKLNLSAKQTMQVAQRLYENGFITYMRTDSTTLSDNAIAAARDQATRLYGADHVPDKPRVYTSKVKNAQEAHEAIRPAGDTFRTPAETGLTGAEFRVYELIWKRTVASQMKDAVGESVTVKVTGTSNAGEVAEFTATGKVITFHGFLKAYVEGSDDPNAELDDRERRLPALEEDDPLKAENIEAESHSTRPPARYTEASLVKELEDREIGRPSTYVSIIGTILDRGYVFRKGSALVPSFLAFAVVQLLERHFGNLVDYDFTARMEDMLDDIARGETESVPWLRRFYYGGDDESGLKDLVGDQLSEIDPKEVSSFPLAGTDIMIRVGRYGPYMERDGQRVNIPEDLAPDELTPDKAEELFAQPSGDRELGTDPETGREVVARNGRFGPYVTEVLEDSENGASSGGTAKSKSKSKTAVKPRTASLLKSMSLDTITLEDALKLLSLPRVVGEIDGEQVTAQNGRFGPYLRKGTDSRSLETEEQIFTVTVEQAKELFAQPKQRGRRAAAAAPLRELGNDPETGKPMVVKDGRFGPYVTDGETNASLRKGDEVEAITDERAGELLADRRAKAPAKKSAAKKSGSAKSSSSSKSGSAKSGSSGSASADSGSAAAKSTGAKTTRAKKSTAGTASRSGTKDGTPRGGSQQS; encoded by the coding sequence GTGCCACCCAAGAAGGGCAGCGCCGGCGAGAACGGCTCGAAGGAAACCGGGCAGCAGGGCGGCAACCGGCTGGTCATCGTCGAGTCGTCCGTCAAGGCCAATACCATCGCCGGCTACCTCGGCCGGGGATACGTCGTGGAGGCCAGCATCGGCCACATCCGCGACCTGCCCACCAAGGCCGCCGAGATCCCGGCGCGCTACAAGGGTGAGCCGTGGGCGCGGCTCGGGGTGGACGTCGAGCACGACTTCGAACCGCTCTATGTCATCAACTCCGAAAAGAAGCCGCAGGTCAAAAGGCTGAAGGAGTTGCTGGCGGAGGCCGACGAGCTCTACCTCGCCACGGATGAGGACCGCGAGGGCGAGGCGATCGCCTGGCACCTGCGCGAGGAGCTCAAGCCCAAGGTGCCCGTGCGCCGCATGGTCTTCAACGAGATCACCAAGGACGCCATCCGCCACGCCGCCGAGAACACCCGCGACCTCGATCTGCGCCTCGTCAACGCCCAGGAGACCCGCCGCGTCCTCGACCGCCTCTACGGCTACGAGGTCTCCCCGGTGCTGTGGAAGAAGGTCATGCCCAAGCTCTCGGCGGGCCGCGTGCAGTCCGTGGCCACGCGGCTGGTCGTCGAGCGCGAGCGCGAGCGTATCTCCTTCGTCTCCGCCGACTACTGGGGCCTCAAGGCCGCCTTCGACTCGGTGGGCCGCGGCACCCCCGAGGACCCGGCCACCTTCACCGCCTCCCTGGTAAGCCTCGACGGCGCCCGCGTGGCCGTGGGCCGCGATTTCACCGCCTCGGGCGAACTGCGCTCGGCGACGGGCGTGCTGCACCTGGACGAGGAGGCCGCGCACGGGCTGGTGCAGCGCCTGGTCGGCAGCGACTTCGCGGTTCGCTCGGTGGAGCGCAAGCCGCACAAGCGCTCCCCCTACCCGCCCTTCCGCACCACCACGCTGCAGCAGGAGGCCTCGCGCAAGCTGAACCTGTCGGCCAAGCAGACCATGCAGGTCGCCCAGCGGCTGTACGAGAACGGGTTCATCACCTACATGCGCACCGACAGCACCACGCTGTCGGACAACGCCATCGCGGCCGCCCGCGACCAGGCCACTCGGCTCTACGGCGCCGATCACGTGCCCGACAAGCCGCGCGTCTACACCAGCAAGGTCAAGAACGCCCAGGAGGCCCACGAGGCGATCCGCCCCGCCGGCGACACCTTCCGCACCCCCGCCGAGACCGGCCTGACCGGTGCGGAGTTCCGGGTATACGAGCTGATCTGGAAGCGCACGGTCGCCTCCCAGATGAAGGACGCGGTCGGCGAGTCGGTGACCGTCAAGGTGACCGGCACCTCCAACGCCGGCGAAGTGGCCGAGTTCACCGCCACCGGCAAGGTCATCACCTTCCACGGCTTCCTCAAGGCTTATGTCGAGGGGTCCGACGATCCCAACGCCGAACTGGACGACCGCGAACGCCGCCTGCCGGCGCTGGAGGAGGACGACCCGCTCAAGGCCGAGAACATCGAGGCCGAGAGCCACAGCACCCGCCCGCCGGCGCGCTACACCGAGGCCAGCCTGGTCAAGGAGCTGGAGGACCGCGAGATCGGCCGACCCTCCACCTACGTGTCGATCATCGGCACCATCCTGGACCGCGGCTACGTGTTCCGGAAGGGCTCGGCGCTGGTGCCGTCCTTCCTCGCCTTTGCGGTGGTGCAGCTGCTGGAGCGGCACTTCGGCAACCTGGTCGACTACGACTTCACCGCGCGCATGGAGGACATGCTCGACGACATCGCGCGCGGCGAGACCGAGAGCGTGCCGTGGCTGCGCCGGTTCTACTACGGCGGCGACGACGAGTCCGGGCTCAAGGACCTCGTCGGCGACCAACTCAGCGAGATCGACCCCAAGGAGGTCAGCTCCTTCCCGCTGGCCGGTACCGACATCATGATCCGCGTGGGGCGCTACGGGCCTTACATGGAGCGCGACGGCCAGCGGGTGAACATCCCCGAGGACCTCGCCCCCGACGAGCTCACCCCGGACAAGGCCGAGGAGCTGTTCGCCCAGCCCAGCGGTGACCGCGAGCTGGGCACCGACCCCGAGACCGGGCGGGAGGTCGTGGCGCGCAACGGGCGGTTCGGACCCTACGTCACGGAGGTGCTGGAGGACTCCGAGAACGGCGCGTCTTCCGGCGGTACCGCCAAGTCCAAGTCGAAGTCCAAGACGGCGGTCAAGCCCCGTACCGCCTCCCTGCTGAAGTCGATGTCGCTGGACACCATCACCCTTGAGGACGCGCTGAAGCTGCTGTCGCTGCCCCGGGTGGTCGGCGAGATCGACGGCGAGCAGGTGACCGCGCAGAACGGCCGCTTCGGTCCCTACCTGCGCAAGGGCACCGACAGCCGCTCACTGGAGACAGAGGAGCAGATCTTCACGGTCACCGTGGAGCAGGCTAAGGAGCTGTTCGCCCAGCCCAAGCAGCGCGGTCGGCGGGCGGCGGCCGCGGCCCCGCTGCGCGAGCTGGGCAACGACCCCGAGACCGGCAAGCCGATGGTCGTCAAGGACGGCCGGTTCGGCCCCTACGTCACCGACGGGGAGACCAACGCCTCGCTGCGCAAGGGAGACGAGGTGGAGGCGATCACCGACGAGCGTGCCGGTGAGCTGCTGGCGGACCGGCGTGCGAAGGCTCCCGCCAAGAAGTCGGCGGCGAAGAAGTCGGGGTCGGCCAAGTCGTCCTCGTCGTCGAAGTCGGGCTCGGCCAAGTCGGGCTCGTCGGGGTCCGCATCCGCCGACTCGGGTTCCGCGGCGGCCAAGTCGACGGGTGCGAAGACGACGCGCGCCAAGAAGAGCACCGCCGGAACGGCGTCCCGGTCGGGCACCAAGGACGGCACACCCCGCGGCGGCTCCCAGCAGTCCTGA
- a CDS encoding DUF5703 family protein codes for MLEYEYREIRFPRGTSRSATRQALTEQAEYGKWELARVRLFPDGSRSVTLRRKILRQLRLM; via the coding sequence ATGCTTGAGTACGAATACCGGGAGATCCGCTTTCCGCGCGGCACCTCGCGCAGCGCCACCAGGCAGGCGCTGACCGAGCAGGCCGAGTATGGGAAGTGGGAACTTGCCCGGGTACGCCTGTTTCCCGACGGGAGCCGGAGCGTCACCCTGCGCCGGAAGATCCTGCGACAGCTCCGCCTGATGTGA
- a CDS encoding LPXTG cell wall anchor domain-containing protein, whose amino-acid sequence MSTKTTTAFAALMAAGFFSVVPLAHADTTTSGNGSIGGGNQAVADADVPVNICGNAVAVLGTAGASCEGGQASTGTGGPKGSGGGASVSESEGDTTTSGNGSIGGGNQVGADADAPVNVCGNAVGVVGNAGAKCEDGETPPDSYESPKPTPEPTPTVPPEYPSPSPSHSSTPSPSESPSTPGETDAPSPAPSTPAGETPPADTGATPPVNEAGGTLPRTGAGLLPLLGAAGASVLAGLGLVVAVRRKTKNSA is encoded by the coding sequence ATGTCCACGAAAACCACCACGGCGTTCGCCGCACTCATGGCCGCCGGTTTCTTCTCCGTCGTCCCGCTCGCCCACGCCGACACCACGACCAGCGGGAACGGCTCCATCGGCGGCGGAAACCAGGCCGTGGCCGACGCCGACGTGCCCGTCAACATCTGCGGAAACGCCGTCGCCGTGCTCGGCACCGCCGGAGCCTCCTGCGAAGGAGGGCAAGCCTCCACCGGCACCGGCGGCCCCAAGGGATCGGGCGGCGGCGCGTCGGTCTCGGAATCCGAGGGCGACACCACGACCAGCGGGAACGGCTCCATCGGCGGCGGCAACCAGGTCGGCGCCGACGCCGATGCGCCGGTGAACGTCTGCGGCAACGCCGTGGGCGTGGTGGGCAACGCGGGCGCGAAGTGCGAGGACGGCGAGACCCCGCCGGACTCCTACGAGTCGCCGAAGCCCACGCCCGAGCCCACGCCCACTGTGCCCCCGGAGTACCCGAGCCCGAGTCCCAGCCACAGCTCCACCCCCAGCCCCAGCGAGAGTCCCAGCACTCCGGGAGAGACCGATGCGCCTTCCCCCGCCCCGTCGACCCCGGCCGGTGAGACCCCGCCCGCCGACACCGGTGCCACGCCCCCGGTGAACGAGGCGGGCGGCACCCTGCCGCGTACCGGCGCCGGGCTGCTTCCGCTGCTGGGGGCCGCCGGTGCCTCGGTGCTCGCGGGCCTGGGCCTGGTGGTGGCAGTGCGCCGCAAGACCAAGAACTCGGCCTGA
- a CDS encoding M20/M25/M40 family metallo-hydrolase — protein sequence MAGVGGEASAAEREVVELCRELIAIDTSNYGDNSGPGERAAAEYVAGKLDEVGIEPAIYESHPGRSSVVARVAGADPGRAPLLVHGHLDVVPAAAADWTRDPFGGEIADGCVWGRGAVDMKDMDAMILAVLRQRMREGRRPPRDIVLAFLADEEAGGTWGARWLVEQHPELFADCSEAISEVGGFSVTVGENRRLYLIETAEKGIAWMRLAARGTAGHGSMVNDDNAVTELAEAVARLGRHRFPVRLTKTVRTFLEEICAEFGIEFDENDVESTVARLGSVANMIGATLRHTANPTVLNGGYKANVIPGAATAEVDGRFLPGLEEEYFAEIDRLLGPKVSREFIHHLPSVETEFEGGIVTAMSESLLAEDAGAKAVPYCLSGGTDAKSFQTLGIRNYGFAPLRLPPELDFAGMFHGVDERVPVDGLQFGVRVLDRFFDLS from the coding sequence ATGGCGGGTGTCGGTGGAGAGGCGAGTGCGGCCGAGCGTGAGGTCGTGGAGTTGTGTCGGGAGCTCATCGCGATCGATACGTCCAACTACGGCGACAACTCCGGTCCCGGGGAGCGGGCGGCTGCGGAGTATGTCGCGGGGAAGTTGGACGAGGTCGGGATCGAGCCGGCGATCTACGAGTCGCATCCGGGGCGCAGCAGTGTGGTCGCCCGGGTCGCGGGGGCCGATCCGGGGCGGGCGCCGTTGCTGGTGCACGGGCATCTGGACGTGGTGCCGGCCGCCGCCGCGGACTGGACGCGCGATCCGTTCGGGGGAGAGATCGCCGACGGGTGCGTCTGGGGCCGCGGTGCCGTCGACATGAAGGACATGGACGCGATGATCCTCGCCGTCCTGCGTCAGCGGATGCGTGAAGGGCGCCGGCCGCCGCGTGACATCGTGCTCGCATTCCTGGCCGACGAGGAGGCCGGCGGCACCTGGGGAGCCCGGTGGCTGGTGGAGCAGCACCCCGAGCTCTTCGCCGACTGCAGCGAGGCGATCAGCGAGGTCGGCGGGTTCAGCGTCACCGTGGGTGAGAACCGGCGGCTGTACCTGATCGAGACGGCCGAGAAGGGCATCGCCTGGATGCGGCTGGCGGCCCGCGGCACCGCCGGGCACGGGTCGATGGTCAACGACGACAACGCCGTCACCGAGCTCGCCGAGGCCGTCGCGCGACTGGGCCGCCACCGGTTCCCCGTTCGGCTCACCAAGACCGTGCGCACCTTCCTGGAGGAGATCTGCGCCGAGTTCGGCATCGAGTTCGACGAGAACGACGTGGAGTCGACGGTCGCCCGTCTGGGTTCGGTGGCCAACATGATCGGCGCCACGCTGCGCCACACCGCCAACCCGACCGTGCTGAACGGCGGCTACAAGGCCAACGTCATTCCCGGCGCCGCCACCGCGGAGGTCGACGGCCGGTTCCTGCCGGGGCTGGAGGAGGAGTACTTCGCCGAGATCGACCGTCTGCTCGGCCCCAAGGTCAGCCGCGAGTTCATCCACCACCTGCCCTCGGTCGAGACCGAGTTCGAAGGCGGGATCGTCACCGCGATGTCGGAGTCGCTGCTGGCCGAGGACGCGGGCGCCAAGGCGGTGCCCTACTGCCTTTCCGGCGGAACCGACGCCAAGAGCTTCCAGACGCTGGGTATCCGCAACTACGGTTTCGCCCCGCTGCGCCTGCCTCCGGAACTCGACTTCGCCGGGATGTTCCACGGTGTGGACGAGCGCGTGCCGGTCGACGGGCTGCAGTTCGGCGTGCGGGTCCTCGACCGCTTCTTCGACCTGAGCTGA
- a CDS encoding NUDIX domain-containing protein has product MTAAATEIIVRAVICRDGRLLLARQRDKSWWFLPGGHVDPGERVEAALVRELGEELGTATTITGFRGAVEHGYIEDGITHHELNLVFEVAITGTEPVSHEDHLEFHWVALDQLVDADVRPGALKTALVTAGDRPTQFWHGWNG; this is encoded by the coding sequence ATGACCGCTGCTGCGACAGAGATCATCGTCCGCGCTGTCATCTGCCGCGACGGCCGACTCCTCTTGGCGCGTCAACGCGACAAGTCCTGGTGGTTCCTGCCGGGTGGCCACGTCGACCCCGGCGAGCGGGTGGAAGCCGCTTTGGTCCGCGAGTTGGGTGAGGAACTCGGTACCGCGACCACGATCACAGGATTTCGTGGCGCGGTCGAGCACGGCTACATCGAAGACGGCATCACGCACCACGAGCTCAATCTCGTATTCGAAGTCGCCATCACCGGCACCGAGCCGGTCAGCCATGAAGATCATCTCGAGTTCCACTGGGTAGCCCTGGATCAGCTCGTCGATGCGGACGTTCGGCCGGGCGCTCTCAAAACCGCCCTCGTCACCGCCGGGGACCGCCCCACGCAGTTCTGGCACGGGTGGAACGGCTGA
- a CDS encoding P-loop NTPase family protein, producing MKKVAIVGCGGSGKSHLARALGQVLDAPATHLDAAFYDDEWNALPMDEFAQLQRELVSQPLWVIDGNYNSTLQIRLEACDTVVLMDVSTIAALYGIFSRQLRHGAGHKGNGVHNRVHWGVLTYVATYRRRMRPRVMAKIEEFAADRADVVLLTNRRQTRRWLREVAAEQA from the coding sequence ATGAAGAAGGTCGCGATCGTCGGCTGCGGCGGCAGCGGCAAGTCACACCTGGCCCGCGCACTGGGCCAGGTCCTCGACGCCCCGGCCACGCACCTGGACGCCGCCTTCTACGACGACGAGTGGAACGCCCTGCCCATGGACGAGTTCGCCCAGCTGCAGCGCGAGTTGGTCTCCCAGCCTCTTTGGGTGATCGACGGCAACTACAACTCGACACTGCAGATCCGACTCGAAGCCTGCGACACGGTGGTCTTGATGGACGTCTCCACGATCGCCGCGCTCTACGGGATCTTCTCGCGGCAACTCCGGCACGGGGCTGGGCACAAGGGCAACGGAGTGCACAACCGCGTCCACTGGGGCGTGCTCACGTACGTCGCGACGTATCGCCGCAGGATGCGGCCGCGCGTGATGGCGAAGATCGAGGAGTTCGCCGCCGACCGGGCCGACGTGGTTCTGCTGACCAACCGGCGCCAGACACGACGCTGGCTGCGGGAGGTCGCCGCCGAACAGGCCTGA
- a CDS encoding VOC family protein: MSASVVTIVYVNDAPAAARFYGELLGIGPSLETPGYIAFDLGPGADLALWAEQFEGLAEVPRTSEVCLAIDGGPEELEAVFQQWQSTGVTILHEPHDAGFGRTFLAADPDGNRIRVAPQD, translated from the coding sequence ATGTCCGCATCCGTGGTGACCATCGTCTACGTGAACGACGCGCCGGCCGCAGCTCGCTTCTACGGTGAGCTTCTCGGTATCGGCCCGTCGTTGGAAACCCCGGGCTACATCGCCTTCGACCTGGGGCCCGGTGCCGACCTGGCCCTGTGGGCGGAGCAGTTCGAGGGTCTCGCCGAGGTCCCCCGAACCAGCGAGGTCTGCCTGGCCATCGACGGTGGCCCTGAGGAACTCGAAGCCGTCTTCCAGCAGTGGCAGTCCACGGGCGTCACGATCCTGCATGAGCCTCATGACGCGGGATTCGGCCGCACCTTCCTGGCAGCCGATCCCGATGGCAACCGGATCCGCGTCGCGCCGCAGGACTGA
- a CDS encoding helix-turn-helix transcriptional regulator, with translation MTPDRFFSLMLLLQSRDAVTTTDLAAALGVSLRTVTRDLNWLREAGFPVAAQRGRSGGVTVLPGTGLDLSRLTPGERQTLSVTGLDDKQRDDLNASTETRHALAKLATTHPGHSEDLIPLTEAVQVDSRPWLQSRLDGTPPAALIGPVRRARQLRIEYSSSHESPPSTLVVDPYGLLAKAGIWYLVADCDRAPRMFRLERITSWTETGHRRRLRPRQTLHSVTAGLTAQWEHDHVVEVSATIDASQLERAHRIFGPRLRLQKHADETAPYEATIRFLHLEDVRALLPFGRSITVHGPVEAKARLHDLAPELADHHRPS, from the coding sequence ATGACCCCTGACCGGTTCTTCTCCCTGATGTTACTTCTTCAGTCGCGAGATGCCGTGACCACCACCGACCTCGCCGCGGCGCTGGGAGTATCGCTTCGAACGGTCACCCGGGACCTGAACTGGCTGCGGGAGGCCGGATTTCCCGTGGCCGCACAGCGTGGCCGGTCCGGAGGAGTCACCGTGCTCCCCGGCACGGGGCTCGACCTCAGCCGACTCACCCCGGGTGAGAGGCAGACCCTGTCGGTGACGGGACTGGATGACAAGCAGCGGGACGACCTCAACGCCTCCACCGAGACCCGGCACGCGCTCGCCAAGCTCGCCACGACACATCCGGGCCACTCTGAGGACCTGATTCCGCTCACCGAGGCCGTACAGGTCGACAGTCGCCCCTGGCTCCAATCACGACTCGACGGCACACCCCCGGCTGCGCTCATCGGCCCGGTGCGGCGGGCCCGGCAACTGCGGATCGAGTACAGCAGCTCTCACGAATCACCACCGAGCACGCTCGTCGTCGATCCCTACGGGCTCCTCGCCAAGGCCGGCATCTGGTATCTCGTCGCCGACTGCGACCGAGCACCACGGATGTTCCGCCTCGAGCGGATCACGTCATGGACTGAAACCGGTCACCGACGACGGCTACGTCCCCGCCAGACATTGCACAGCGTCACTGCCGGCCTCACCGCACAGTGGGAACACGACCACGTCGTCGAAGTCTCCGCGACCATCGACGCATCCCAGCTCGAACGTGCGCACCGGATCTTCGGACCACGCCTCCGCCTGCAGAAGCACGCAGACGAAACCGCCCCCTACGAGGCCACCATCAGGTTCCTGCACCTTGAAGATGTGCGGGCGCTGCTGCCGTTCGGCAGGTCCATCACCGTGCATGGGCCCGTCGAGGCCAAGGCGCGTCTACACGACCTCGCTCCCGAGCTGGCCGACCATCACAGGCCGTCATGA
- a CDS encoding ATP-binding protein, producing the protein MSPEHQCWLPGTPEAAGIARPRVTTVLGPSHPLLFEAQLIVSELVTNAYRHTRSGLPDGRIGLTVAPLVCGCVVEVADDGPRPVTPTVPRLRTPGGVETEGRGLLLIESTARAWGTIDHADGGHSVWALLVFDSAPLDETAARDEASPAHRSPGPQQPGAALPSTGAHPGRQETDDLEALDGFSADVPGGWSP; encoded by the coding sequence ATGTCCCCCGAACACCAGTGCTGGCTCCCCGGCACTCCCGAAGCCGCCGGCATCGCTCGGCCCCGGGTCACCACCGTCCTCGGTCCGAGTCATCCCTTGCTCTTCGAGGCCCAGCTCATCGTCTCGGAGCTCGTCACCAACGCCTATCGCCACACGAGGAGCGGATTGCCCGACGGCAGGATCGGACTGACCGTCGCGCCCCTGGTGTGCGGGTGCGTCGTCGAAGTCGCCGATGACGGCCCGCGCCCTGTCACACCGACCGTGCCCCGTCTGCGCACCCCCGGTGGGGTGGAGACCGAAGGCCGCGGACTCTTATTGATCGAGTCCACCGCCCGTGCCTGGGGAACCATCGACCATGCCGACGGCGGCCACTCCGTATGGGCACTGCTCGTCTTCGATTCGGCTCCGCTGGACGAAACCGCGGCGCGGGATGAAGCGAGCCCGGCCCATCGGAGTCCCGGCCCACAGCAGCCGGGCGCCGCGCTCCCGTCCACCGGCGCGCACCCCGGTCGGCAGGAAACCGACGACCTCGAGGCGCTCGATGGGTTCAGCGCCGACGTTCCCGGCGGGTGGTCACCATGA
- a CDS encoding helix-turn-helix domain-containing protein: protein MGQSPAGVARRTIARVMRQARVRAGIKSGTAAHHAGIAPGTLTKYEKAENPWPVSVVHLLAEYYGLSTDDRDRIVSLARQRDPGWWQRHGDSVPAWFEPYLGLEQEAHTLHNYEDGTVPGLLQTADYARAVLTADIDAGSHDQIAAQVEIRTRRQDRLTDEEPLTFNAVINEAALYRVVGGTAVMREQLQTLLDRAELPNVDLRILPFEAGAHTGSEGSFVIMQFPGILDDVAAGDVVLVEYRIGALYLEEESETTSFSQVFQRLRETALTPEESRRRIQHLLQERYAP, encoded by the coding sequence GTGGGCCAGAGCCCGGCAGGCGTCGCGCGGCGGACGATCGCCCGCGTCATGCGGCAGGCCCGCGTGCGGGCGGGCATCAAATCCGGAACCGCCGCGCACCACGCCGGCATCGCGCCCGGAACCCTGACCAAGTACGAAAAGGCGGAGAACCCCTGGCCCGTCTCGGTCGTGCACCTGCTGGCCGAGTACTACGGGCTCTCCACCGACGACCGCGACCGCATCGTCAGCCTCGCCCGCCAGCGCGATCCCGGCTGGTGGCAGCGCCACGGCGACAGCGTCCCCGCCTGGTTCGAGCCCTACCTCGGACTCGAGCAGGAGGCCCACACCCTCCACAACTACGAGGACGGCACCGTCCCCGGCTTGCTGCAGACCGCCGACTACGCCAGGGCCGTCCTCACTGCAGACATCGACGCCGGCTCACACGACCAGATCGCCGCCCAAGTCGAGATCCGCACACGCCGCCAAGACCGGCTCACTGATGAAGAGCCGCTGACGTTCAACGCGGTCATCAACGAAGCCGCCCTCTACCGCGTCGTCGGCGGCACCGCGGTCATGCGCGAGCAGCTTCAGACGCTGCTGGATCGCGCCGAGTTGCCCAACGTCGACCTCCGGATCCTGCCGTTCGAGGCCGGCGCCCACACCGGCAGCGAAGGCTCCTTCGTCATCATGCAGTTCCCCGGCATCCTCGACGACGTCGCCGCCGGCGACGTGGTGCTGGTGGAATACCGCATCGGCGCGCTCTACCTGGAAGAGGAGTCCGAAACCACCTCCTTCTCCCAGGTCTTCCAGCGTCTACGGGAAACCGCGCTGACCCCTGAGGAGTCCCGGCGACGTATCCAGCACCTGCTCCAGGAGAGATACGCACCATGA
- a CDS encoding DUF397 domain-containing protein — protein MRHEATNESPGLRWHKSSYSGGAGGNCVEVAAVSDERLIRDSYQPEAGVLEFSVREWTAFLASARREDL, from the coding sequence ATGAGGCACGAGGCGACCAACGAAAGCCCTGGATTGCGCTGGCACAAGTCCAGCTACTCCGGCGGCGCGGGCGGCAACTGCGTCGAGGTCGCAGCTGTTTCCGACGAACGTCTGATCCGCGACAGCTACCAGCCGGAGGCGGGCGTTCTGGAGTTCTCGGTTCGGGAGTGGACAGCGTTCCTCGCCTCGGCTCGGCGCGAGGATCTGTAG
- a CDS encoding HAD family hydrolase, producing the protein MLPRCLVLWDVDHTLIETRGVGSTVFREAFEKATGATMSAGMATAHGHTEPVLLEKTLELNGIKDREEGLFERFAAAQADGYRARSDELRERGRVLPGVEEALGALATEPGVMQSALTGNTRRAAQVKLSAFGLDRHLDLAVGAYGDDDSYRPRLVEVALARAAERGGMPVPRERAVLIGDTPKDIAAAREAGVGVIAVASGTSSVDELTEVGADLVLGTLESVDIRDLVGRVLTVRAGE; encoded by the coding sequence ATGCTGCCCCGCTGCCTCGTCCTCTGGGACGTCGACCACACGTTGATCGAGACCCGCGGTGTGGGCAGCACTGTGTTCCGGGAAGCGTTCGAGAAGGCCACCGGAGCCACGATGAGCGCCGGCATGGCCACGGCCCACGGGCACACGGAACCGGTGCTATTGGAGAAGACCCTGGAGCTCAATGGGATCAAGGACCGCGAGGAAGGGCTGTTCGAGCGTTTCGCCGCCGCACAGGCGGACGGGTACCGCGCCCGTTCGGATGAACTCCGGGAGCGGGGGCGCGTCCTGCCCGGCGTCGAGGAGGCCCTTGGTGCCCTGGCGACGGAACCCGGCGTGATGCAGAGTGCGCTGACGGGCAACACAAGACGAGCGGCGCAGGTCAAGCTGAGCGCGTTCGGCTTGGATCGCCATTTGGACCTGGCAGTAGGAGCCTACGGTGACGACGACTCCTACCGGCCGCGGCTGGTCGAGGTCGCTCTCGCCCGAGCTGCGGAACGAGGGGGCATGCCGGTGCCGAGGGAGAGGGCCGTCCTTATCGGAGACACCCCCAAGGACATCGCAGCGGCGCGAGAGGCCGGAGTGGGCGTCATCGCAGTCGCCTCTGGAACCAGCTCCGTCGATGAGCTGACGGAAGTGGGAGCGGACCTGGTCCTGGGCACGTTGGAGTCGGTCGATATCCGTGACCTTGTTGGCCGTGTTCTCACTGTTCGTGCTGGAGAGTGA